The Streptomyces sp. NBC_00576 genome contains the following window.
ATACGACCTCCTTCCGGGGCCGGGGCACGTAGTCGAGTCCGGGTGACCTCACGTCGACTCGGATCTCTGCGCCCCCTTCCTCCCGTCGGCCCAGGTGAATCACCGCACCCAGTGACCTCGCCCGTTCCACCATGCCCAGCATGCCGAAGTGGCCTGTTCTGGTGGTCGCTTCGAGGTTCAGTGGGGCGGGGAGGCCTACTCCGTCGTCTGTGATGCGGAGCGTCAGGCCGTCCCCGGAGGGTTCCGCCTCCAGCGTCACGCTCGTCGCGTCCGCGTGCCTGCGCGTGTTCTCCAGGGCTTCCGACACGATCGCCAGGAGGTGGTGTGCCGTCCGGTGCGGGAGGGCGTCGAGCCTTCCGGTGGGCGTCTTCAGACGCGTACGGATTCTCGTGCTCTGCTCGAACTCCGCCGCCCTCTGGGTCAGTTCGGCGACCAGATCTACGTCCGGTGCCGTCAGGTCCGTGTGGTGGCGCAGGTCGGTGAGGAGGTCGCGGGACTCCGCCGCCGCTCGGCGGGCCGCCGAGGCCACCAGCGCCGCGTGGCGCCGTACCGATTCCGGGTCCGGGTTCGCAGTTCCGCCGTTCGCCGATGCCGCGAGGGCCTCTGCCGCCAACGACAGGCCGTACAGGGTCTTGGTGACCGAATCGTGCATCTCCCTTGCCAGGCGCGCCCGTTCGGACTCCACCGCCTCCGCGACCGCCAGACGGGAGTTCGCCTCCGCGAGTGCCTCGCTCGCCGTACCGAAGCGGAACATCAGGTTGCGCAAGGTGACACCGATGATGCCGGCGCCGATGCAGAAGCCCGCTATGAGGAGCGTGCTGGTGCCTGTTCCCGGGCGGGCTTCCCAGGCTCGGTAGACCGTGAGGAGTACCACCAGTTGCAGGCCCGTGAAGACTCCCGAGCCTCGCCAGCCGTAGAGGAGGCCGGCGAGGAGGGGGGTGCACGCCGTGGCGTAGGCGAGAGGGGAGGCGGGTGACGCGGTGAGCAGGAGTATGGCCGCGAGCGTCAGGTCCGCCGCCATCAGGGCGGGGTGGGCGAGGAGGCGGGGGGCCAGGCGGTCCCAGTCCCGGTACATGGCGTACGAGGCCGTGATGCCAAGCACGGCCGCCACGAGGACCGTGTAACGCGGGGGGCCTTCCACCGTGTTGGTCATGGCGAAGGGGGTGCCGAGGGCAATCATCGTCATGCGCACCGCGAACGCCTGGCGGCACAGGGCCTGCAGGGCGTTCAGTTGGAGACGGACGGTCGCGGGGGCCGGGGCGTCGTCGGCCAGGTAGCCGGCGGTCGGGTCGTAGCCTCGTTCCCCCCGGCGCCGCATCCTCGTCACCAACGTCTTCATCATCGTCAACGCCCCAGAATCGAGCCGAAGTTCGTACCCGAACCGAGGAACATTCCCGTTGCGATGAGGATCATCGTCGCCGGGAGCATGAACACCAGGGTGACGAGGGTTGCCTTGGGGATCGTCTTCGCGGCGCGGCGGCGGGATTCCTGGGCGTCCGTGCGGCGCATGTCGGCGGCGATCTGGATCAGGGTCTCGGCGATCGGGGAGCCGAGTTCCTCGCCCTGCTGGAGCGCCGAGACGAACTGGGCCACCTGTTCACTGGAGTTGCGCTTGCGGAGCTGGTCGAAGGCCTGGCGGCGGCTGACGCCCATGTCCATCTGGCGGAGTGTGATGCGGAGTTCGTCCGCCCAGGGGCCCTCGTACTTCTCCGCCACCCGGTCCAGGGCCTGCCGGAAGCCCAGGCCCGCCGACACCACGACCGCGAGCACGTCCAGAAAGTCGGGGAGTGTGCGGTCGATGACGTCCTTGCGTTCCCGTACCGCCTGCCAGATCGCCGCGTCCGCAGCCGTCACTCCGAAGGCGAACGTGATGACCGCGAGGATCAGTTGGCCGTTGGTGAGGAAGATCAGACCGAGGAGTATACCGAAGGTGAAGTAGACCGCTCGACGGGCCGCGTAGCGGGTGATGGTCAGGCCGCCGGGGTTGCCCGCCATGTCGATGCGCAGGCGTTTCGCGTCGACCCGGCGGGGGCCCATCAGGCGCAGGACCAGAGGGGCGAAGCGCATGCCCATGCGGTCCACCGCCGAGTCGGCCTTCGAGACCCGGGTGCCGCCCACCTCCAGGGCGAGGAGCAGGTCGGAGGGGAGTTTGGCGTCGGCTCGGATCATGCGGATGCCCAGCAGGGCGCCCCCGACGGCGATCGCCATCAACAAGGCCAGCAGCAGTGGCAGCATCCGGTCACTCACTCCCCTCAGACTTCGATCTTGCCCAGGCGGCGGATGACGAAGAAGCCGACCGTGTACAGGCCCAGAGAGAGGAGGATCAGGCCCTGGCCCAGGGCGGAGCCGGTCACCTTCTCCAGCGCGCCCTCGTTCGAGGAGTTGACGAGGAGGAGAGAGCCGAGGCCCAGGCAAGGGACCGTGAAGGCGGTCGCGTTGACCTCCGACAGCATCGTGCGGACCTCTCGGCGCGTCTCCTTGCGGTCCTCAAGGGTCTGGGTGAGGTTGCGGAGCGAGCTGACCACCGAGCCGCCCGCCTTGTTCGCCAGCACCAACGTGGTGACGAGTACGACCAGTTCGCGGGACGGCAGGCGTTCCGCCAGTTCTCCCAGCGCGTCGTCCACCGTCCGGCCCAGCGTCAACTGGTCGGCCACCCGGGCCAGTTCCTCGCCCGCCGGGGCCTCCAGCTCCTCCGCCGCCATCGCCAGCGACGTTCGCAGGGCGAGGCCGGCCGCCGTGGCGTTGGCCAGCAGGCGGGCCACGTCGGGGAGTTGGTTGATGAACGCCTCGATACGTTTCTGGCGTTGCCAGTTGAGAAAGATCGCCGCGCCCCAGACCGTCACCAGCGCGGCGATCGGGCCGAAGAAGGGGGCCAGTACGGAGGCTGCCAGCAGCCACAGCGCGACGCCGACACCGGCGACGTACGTGAAGAACTCGCCCGCTGTCAGGTCCAGTCCGGTCGCCGAGAGGCGGAGGTGGATCGTGCGGCCGAGGCGGGTGCGGCGCAGTCGGCGGTCGACGGCCGCGAACCGGCGTACGCGGCCGGACGCCATGCGCAGCACACCGCCGCCGGAGAGGCGGTCCTCGAGTGCCTGGCGCTGGGCGCGGCCGGTGGCGTACGTGTGCACGCCCGCGACGGCGAGTGTGCAGCACAGCACGGTTGCACCCAACGCCAGCGGGACCGAGTTGTTCATGGCTGCTCGCTCCGCATAGTCGTACTGGTCCTTGTACTGGTACTGACCCCTGTACTGGTACTGATCCCTGTACTCGTACTGATCCTTGAAATGGTCGTCGCCGTCCGCGTGTTCATCCGATCGCCTGCCTCGAGTCCAGTACGTCGAGCAACTCGGCCACGCCGAACGCCGGGGGCAGCGATTCGTTCGCCAGGTACAGCTTCTCGGCGACCGGGCGGGGCACCGGGAGGTGTTCGAAATAGCCCTGGGCGACGCGGTCGGGGCCGGTCGGGCGGGAGACGTAGCGGGAGACGGTCACGATGCGGAACTGTTCGCGGCCGTGGGAGACGAGCAGGGCGATCTCCGCGACGCGGCGGGAGCCGTCGGCGTGGCGGGCCAACTGGACGACCACGTCCACCGCCGAGTTGATCTGGTCCTTCAACGCCTCGAAGGGGATCATGACTTCGGACATCGAGCCCAGGGTCTGCAGCCGCATCAGCGCGTCCTCCGCCGAGTTGGCGTGGACGGTGGCGAGAGAACCGTCGTGGCCCGTGGACATCGCCTGGAGCATGTCGAGGGTCTCGCCGCCTCGGACCTCACCGACGATGATGCGGTCGGGGCGCATGCGCAGGCTGTTGCGGACCAGGTCGCGGATGGTGATCTGGCCCTTGCCCTCCACGTTCGGCGGCCGGGATTCGAGGCGGATCACGTGCTCCTGCTGGAGCTGGAGTTCGGCCGAGTCCTCGATGGTGATGATGCGCTCGCGGGAGGGGACCAGGCCGGAGAGGGCGTTGAGGAGGGTGGTCTTCCCGGTGCCCGTTCCGCCACTGACGATGACATTGAAGCGGGCGCGGACGAACGCGGCCAGGAGCATCAGCATCTGCTCGTCCAGCGAGCCGAGGTCGATCAACTCCGGGAGTGTGTAGGCGCGGGGGAAGCGGCGGATGGTGAGCGTCGGGCCGGTGAGGGAGAGCGGCGGGATGATGACGTTGACCCGCTCGCCGGTGGGCAGGCGGGCGTCGACCATCGGATTCGACTCGTCCACCCGCCTGTTGACCGTCGAGACGATCCGCTCGATGGTCTGCATCAGCTGCTCGCTCGACGCGAAGCGCATGGGGAGCTGTTCGACGCGGCCCGCTCGTTCCACGAAGATCGAGTCCGGGCCGTTGACCATGATCTCGGTGATCGACGCATCGGCGAGGAGCGGTTCGAGGACGCCCAGGCCGAGGGCTTCGTCGACCACCCGTCTGATGAGCTGGGAGCGTTCGCCGGAGGAGAGTACCGGGCCCTCGCGGCTGATGATGTGGCCGAGGACGCGTTCCAGACGGACGCGGCGTTCGGCTGCGGCGAGGCTGGACATCTCCGCGAGGTCGATCTCTTCGAGGAGCTTGGCACGGTAGACGGCGACGAGGTGGCCGTCCTCGCGCGCGGTTCCGTTGCCGTTGTCGTCGGCGGAGGCTATGCGGGAGCGCAGGCTCATGGTCTCTGTCTCAACTCCTCTCCATTGGTTGCCGGTTCACGATCAGTTGTCTTCGTCGTTGGGCATGGTGGCGGATCGTCGTACGTCCCACTCGTCGAAGATCGGGATGATCGCGGGGACATGGACGATCACGGTGGCGGTGGTCGTGTCGCCCGCGCCCAGTGGCGCGTCCACCTCCGGGTTGAGCCAGTCGCTGACGGAGGCGGCGCCCACTGCCACCCCGTCGCCTCCGAGGGAGGTGGCCCGCGCAGCCGCGCGGGCGCCCGTACCGGCCTGGTTGATGCCGTAGCCGATCAGGCCGAGCTGGATGCAGGCCAGGCCGATGATGATGAGGATCGGGAGGAAGCCGGTGAACTCCAGGATGGAGGAACCCCGGTCCCGCTCATCCCGGATGCGGTTCGCAAGACGGCTCCGAAAGCTCCTCGTCCTCATCAGCCCTCGTCTCCCTCCAGCGCCGCGCCCGCCTCGCCGATCACCTTCCAGTTCACGTCGAACCCCGGGAAGAACAGTGGTACTTGGGCGCGGACGGTGGCCTTCATTACCCCGCCGTCGGGATCGCAGCGGATGAAGGCGCCGTTCCAGGCTCCGGGAAGGTTCTCGCCGCCCGCGTCCTCGCAGGCTCCCGCGTAGACGGTGGGGTCGAGGGCGTACGCCGCGGTCGCCGCGCGGGCCGCCTCGTCCGCCGCGTTGCCGGCCAGGGAGTACGTGTAGCCGTACAGCACGCACTGCCACAGGATGCTCATCACGACGAGCAACAGCGGGAACATGCCCGCGAATTCGAGGGTCACCGCTCCTCGGTCGCCGCGCTCCCCTCGTCGGCGCAGGGACAGTGCGCCCCGGTCCGAGGACGACGAGGACGACGAGGACGATTTACGTCGCTTGCCGCCGCCCCCCTCGTGAACGACGACCAGCCCCAACTCCCCCGCGAGCGCCCACAGGGCCTGCTTCACGGTCGACCGGGCGTCCAGGTCCTGGAGCCGTCCCGCGTCCACAACGCCCTGAAGCTCCTTGAACGCGGCGGGAATCGTCGCGCGGGCGACCTTGGTGCCGGTGACCTTCTCGACGAGGGCGGGCTGGATCTCCGCACCCTTGGACTGCCGGTTGACGACCGTCAACGTCTCCTCGGCCTTGCGGATCTGGAGGCGGTCCCAGAGGCGGACCATGCGTTTGGCGGCGCGTACGGCGACGACGTCTGGGGTGACGAGGAGCAGGGCGTGGTCGGCCATCTCGACGGCGGCGGCCGTGGCCGAGTCCATCCGTGCGCCGCAGTCGACGACCACGACGTCGTGGCGGGAGCGCAGGGCGGCGACGACCTGGCGGGTCACCCTGTCGGTGACCTCCTCGCCGCGTTCGCCTTCGGCGGGGGCGAGGAGCAGGCCGATGCCGGTGTCATGGGTGAAGACGGCGTCCTGGAGGACGCGCGGGTTGATGTCCGTGATCGCGGCCAGGTCGGCGATCGACCTGCGGAACTGGACGTCCAGGTAGGAGGCCACGTCCCCCGACTGGAGGTCAAGGTCGAGGAGGGCGACGGTGTGGCCCGACGCCCTTGCGGCGAGGGCGAGTTGGACGGCCGTGACAGTGGCGCCGACGCCGCCCTTGGCGCCGGTCACGGTGACGACCGTACCGCCCGGTCCTGAGTACAACTCCGGTGCACTGCTGCCCAGATGGCGCCGCATCCCCGACGACCAGGCCGCCGCCGCCTGTACGCGCTCGGCCAAGGCGTCGTAGGTGAGGGGCAGTTGGACGATGCCGCGGGCGCCGGAGTCCATGGCGGCGGTGAGGACGCCGGTGCTGGGGTCGGCGGTGATGAGGACGACGCCGACGGCCGGGAAGCGCATCACGAGGTCGCGTACGAGGTCGAGGGCCGGGAGGGGCCCTATCCGCTCGTGGACGAGGACGACTTCCGGCAACTCGTCCAGGGACTCGGCGGCCATCCTGGCCAGGGTGTCGAGCAGCGCGGTCGAGTCGGCGACGGGCGGGGCGGGTTCGGCGTCGGGGAGGCGGCTGAGGAGGGTGCTCAGGGCACGGGCCGACTCGATGTCGGCCGTGGCGGGGAGGATGCGGATGGTCATCGGCGCGCCCTCGGAAGGCATGCCTGCGGCTGCGAACGTCGCTGAGGCTGCGACGACTGGCGCTGGGGCTGCGACGACCGTCGCTGGGGCTGCGGCTTCGTACGTACGGACCTCATGCCCGCCTCCTACTTGTCCTTGTCGAGGGTGTACGTACGGTCGGCGGCGCCGGGGACGGCCGTGAGCTCGCCGCCCGCGACCAGGGACAGGCGGACGTGTTCGGCGAACGACTCGGCGTACGCGACG
Protein-coding sequences here:
- a CDS encoding sensor histidine kinase; the protein is MMKTLVTRMRRRGERGYDPTAGYLADDAPAPATVRLQLNALQALCRQAFAVRMTMIALGTPFAMTNTVEGPPRYTVLVAAVLGITASYAMYRDWDRLAPRLLAHPALMAADLTLAAILLLTASPASPLAYATACTPLLAGLLYGWRGSGVFTGLQLVVLLTVYRAWEARPGTGTSTLLIAGFCIGAGIIGVTLRNLMFRFGTASEALAEANSRLAVAEAVESERARLAREMHDSVTKTLYGLSLAAEALAASANGGTANPDPESVRRHAALVASAARRAAAESRDLLTDLRHHTDLTAPDVDLVAELTQRAAEFEQSTRIRTRLKTPTGRLDALPHRTAHHLLAIVSEALENTRRHADATSVTLEAEPSGDGLTLRITDDGVGLPAPLNLEATTRTGHFGMLGMVERARSLGAVIHLGRREEGGAEIRVDVRSPGLDYVPRPRKEVVSHARR
- a CDS encoding DUF5936 domain-containing protein; the encoded protein is MLPLLLALLMAIAVGGALLGIRMIRADAKLPSDLLLALEVGGTRVSKADSAVDRMGMRFAPLVLRLMGPRRVDAKRLRIDMAGNPGGLTITRYAARRAVYFTFGILLGLIFLTNGQLILAVITFAFGVTAADAAIWQAVRERKDVIDRTLPDFLDVLAVVVSAGLGFRQALDRVAEKYEGPWADELRITLRQMDMGVSRRQAFDQLRKRNSSEQVAQFVSALQQGEELGSPIAETLIQIAADMRRTDAQESRRRAAKTIPKATLVTLVFMLPATMILIATGMFLGSGTNFGSILGR
- a CDS encoding type II secretion system F family protein — protein: MNNSVPLALGATVLCCTLAVAGVHTYATGRAQRQALEDRLSGGGVLRMASGRVRRFAAVDRRLRRTRLGRTIHLRLSATGLDLTAGEFFTYVAGVGVALWLLAASVLAPFFGPIAALVTVWGAAIFLNWQRQKRIEAFINQLPDVARLLANATAAGLALRTSLAMAAEELEAPAGEELARVADQLTLGRTVDDALGELAERLPSRELVVLVTTLVLANKAGGSVVSSLRNLTQTLEDRKETRREVRTMLSEVNATAFTVPCLGLGSLLLVNSSNEGALEKVTGSALGQGLILLSLGLYTVGFFVIRRLGKIEV
- a CDS encoding CpaF family protein; this translates as MSLRSRIASADDNGNGTAREDGHLVAVYRAKLLEEIDLAEMSSLAAAERRVRLERVLGHIISREGPVLSSGERSQLIRRVVDEALGLGVLEPLLADASITEIMVNGPDSIFVERAGRVEQLPMRFASSEQLMQTIERIVSTVNRRVDESNPMVDARLPTGERVNVIIPPLSLTGPTLTIRRFPRAYTLPELIDLGSLDEQMLMLLAAFVRARFNVIVSGGTGTGKTTLLNALSGLVPSRERIITIEDSAELQLQQEHVIRLESRPPNVEGKGQITIRDLVRNSLRMRPDRIIVGEVRGGETLDMLQAMSTGHDGSLATVHANSAEDALMRLQTLGSMSEVMIPFEALKDQINSAVDVVVQLARHADGSRRVAEIALLVSHGREQFRIVTVSRYVSRPTGPDRVAQGYFEHLPVPRPVAEKLYLANESLPPAFGVAELLDVLDSRQAIG
- a CDS encoding TadE/TadG family type IV pilus assembly protein → MRTRSFRSRLANRIRDERDRGSSILEFTGFLPILIIIGLACIQLGLIGYGINQAGTGARAAARATSLGGDGVAVGAASVSDWLNPEVDAPLGAGDTTTATVIVHVPAIIPIFDEWDVRRSATMPNDEDN
- a CDS encoding AAA family ATPase, producing MTIRILPATADIESARALSTLLSRLPDAEPAPPVADSTALLDTLARMAAESLDELPEVVLVHERIGPLPALDLVRDLVMRFPAVGVVLITADPSTGVLTAAMDSGARGIVQLPLTYDALAERVQAAAAWSSGMRRHLGSSAPELYSGPGGTVVTVTGAKGGVGATVTAVQLALAARASGHTVALLDLDLQSGDVASYLDVQFRRSIADLAAITDINPRVLQDAVFTHDTGIGLLLAPAEGERGEEVTDRVTRQVVAALRSRHDVVVVDCGARMDSATAAAVEMADHALLLVTPDVVAVRAAKRMVRLWDRLQIRKAEETLTVVNRQSKGAEIQPALVEKVTGTKVARATIPAAFKELQGVVDAGRLQDLDARSTVKQALWALAGELGLVVVHEGGGGKRRKSSSSSSSSSDRGALSLRRRGERGDRGAVTLEFAGMFPLLLVVMSILWQCVLYGYTYSLAGNAADEAARAATAAYALDPTVYAGACEDAGGENLPGAWNGAFIRCDPDGGVMKATVRAQVPLFFPGFDVNWKVIGEAGAALEGDEG